TAGAAAGTTTCCCATTGCGGGACGCGGAGTCGTCGGCCGATACCGTCCGGCAACCTCCCTCCAGATGCCATACCGGATCCCGCCGGCAACTGGCCGTGCTCTATTGTGCCTTCACCTTTGCCTTCGAATCAAGGGGTAAAGCCGTCCCGTCCGCGCGCCCTGTTGGCACTCGCGGCATGTCCAGCACCGGATCGCACAACTCCCTGCCGACAGTGGGTCCACTACTGCGTGATGTTGAAGGTCGCGGTGAGGGAGTTCGAATCGGAGCCGGCGCTGTCGGTGAGGTACATCCTGGCGGTGTACGTCCCGGGCGTAAGAAACATGACGTTGGTGGTTGTGCCGTTGTAGGTGCCGACCGTTTTGCCGGAAGGGATTGTGAGGGTGATCGTCTTTGAAAAGACCTGCGCGCCGCTGGGGTTGTACACGGTGTAGGTACCGGTGGAAACGTCGCCGTCCGGATCGCTGAAGTCGAAGCGCCAACCGACGCTGGTGACGGTATTTACGGTGGTCGCATTTGGTGTGTACTGGAGGTTGAAGATAGCAGGCGCTGTTCCGGCTGCTGTCTGCCCGGCACCCCCGCCTCCGCCGCCGCACCCGGCCAGCGCAAATGCTAGAAGAATGATCGTTGCTCCATATTTAAAAGCACTACATTGCATCACACTTTCTCCTTGTCTGAAGATGGAGGTTAAGAAGAAGTCATAAAAGCCCATGAATACTATCACAACTTCTGCTAGTCCACCAATAAAAACTGGAAAACAGTCTCCAGTGATTTGGGGGCGACAACTTTTTGTTAACTGTGACCGACAAAGCCGTTGACGCAGCGTGAATCGCAGTGTTATTCTCCCATGCTTTCAATTCAATTCCTTCCGGCGCGAACTTGCGACGGCATGGAAAATACAATGGTGATAGGAGTTGACCAGTGAGAAAAAGAGTAAGCCTGGCGTCAGCAGTACTTGCAGTTGCCCTCTCCGTATCCTCCGTCTTTGCAGCAGATGCTTCGAGACCTCTCATCGGCGTCTCCAAGATCGTCTCCCACCCCGCCCTCGATGCCGTTGAGAAAGGTCTCCAGGACGAGCTCGCCGCGCTGAAGATCTCCGCGCAGTTCGACCTGCAGAATGCCAACGGCGACTCCAACACGGCAGCCTCCATCGCCAACAAATTCCAGTCCGAGAAAGTGGCCGTCGCAGTAGGCATCGCGACCCCGACCGCGCAGGCGCTGGTCAACACACTGAAAACGACTCCGGTGGTATTCTCCGCCGTCACCGACCCGGTCAAGGCCGGCCTCGTCAGGTCCCTCACGAAGGGTGGCAAGTATGTCACCGGCGTCTCCGACATGACCCCGGTAAAGCAGCAGATCGAGCTTCTCCTCAAGATGAAGAAGGTGAAGAGACTCGGCCACATCTACACGAGCTCCGAGGAGAACGCGGTGGTCCTCGCCGGCGTCGTGAAGCAGGCGTGCAAGGATCTCAACATCGAATTCGTGGAGACGACCGTCTCCAAGTCCTCCGAGGTGAAGCAGGCAGTACAGGCGATCGTGAGAAGGGTCGACGCCCTCTACATCTCCACCGACAACACCGTCGTCTCCGCCCTGAGCGCGGTCACCGACGTTGCAATGAAAAACAAGATCCCGGTCATGTCCGCGGACCCGAGCTCCGCAGAGAAGTTCCCGGTCCTCGCCGCCTGGGGCTTTGACTACTACAAGATGGGGCGCGTCACCGGCCAGATGGTCGCCGCTATCCTCAAGGGGAAAAAGCCTGAGCAGATGCCGACCCGCTTCATGACCAAGGCTTCCGACGTCGACCTCCTCATCAACCTCGACGTGGCGAAGAAGCTCGGCCTTGCCGTGCCGCAGGATCTCGTGAAGACCGCCAACAAGGTGGTACAGAACGGCGCGCTCACCAAGAAGTAGTGAAAACAGCGACGGCGCCCGCTTGGGCGCCTGTCGCCAGTCCAAGGTAAGGAAGTAGCGTTTTTATGATCGAAGGGATTTTCGTAGAAGGACTCATTTACGGGATCATGGTACTCGGGGTGTTCATCTCCTTCCGGGTGCTCGACTTCCCTGACCTCACGGTGGACGGTTCCTTTCCGCTGGGGGCTGCACTGATGGCGACCTGCATCCTCTCCGGGATAAACCTCTGGGTTGCTCTGTTGATCGCCTTTGCCGGCGGTGTCATCGCCGGGTACGCCACCGCCCTCATCCACAACCACCTGAAGGTGCCGAACCTGCTGGCCGGCATCCTCACCATGACGATGCTCTACTCGGTGAACATCAGGGTTCTCGGCAACCGCGCCAACGTCCCGCTCCTGAACCAGGACACCGTCCTCACCTTCGTTGCCGCGAGGCTCGAGGGAATCGTCCCCGAAGAGTACCAGGTCCTCGTCTTCTTCGTGATCGTGGCGATCATCATCAAGGTGCTGCTCGACATGTTCTTCCGCACCGACCTCGGTCTCACCATCGGGGCGATGGGGAACAACGAGCAGATGGTTGTCTCCCAGGGGGTCGACCCGAAGACGCTGAAGGCAATCGGCCTTGGTCTCTCCAACGGTCTCGTGGCCCTCTCAGGCGCCTTCGCCGCGCAGTACTTAGGCTTTGCCGACGTCGGTCTCGGCCAGGGGATCATCATCTCCGGCCTCGCCTCCGTCATGATCGGCGAGTTCCTGATCATGAAGAGCAACCGCATCTCGGTGCTGACCCTCTGCGCGCTCCTGGGCTCGATCTGCTTCCACGGAGTCCTCTACGTCGGGCGCTACTACGGCTATCTCGTGAAGATGACACCGAACGACCTGAACCTCATAAAGGGTATCCTGATCATCATCCTCCTTGTCGCGACCCAGAGCAGGAAACTGAAGAAACCGTCCAGGGGGGTGGTGAGCAAATGATCGAGCTTAAAGACGTATCGATGATCTTCAACCAGGGGACGGTGAACGAAAACCAGGCCATCTCCAACATCAACCTGAGGGTGAAAGAAGGGGACTTCATCACCGTTATCGGCTCCAACGGAGCAGGGAAGTCGACGCTTTTCAACCTGATCGCCGGGACGATAACGCCGACCTTCGGCTCCATCCACCTGAACAACCGGAACGTGACGCGGGAGCCGGAGTACAAGCGCGCGAAGTACATCGGCCGCATCTTTCAGAATCCGTTGCTGGGGACCGCCGGCAACATGAGCCTGGAAGACAACATGATGATCACCTACCGCAAGGGGTTCAAGTGGCTGAAGCGCAGCCTCAACCACGCCAAGAGGGAGCTCTTCCGCTCCGAGCTCGTCCAGCTCAGGATGGGGCTTGAGGACCGCATGAAGGAGAACCTGGCCATGTTCTCCGGCGGTCAGAGACAGGCGCTGACCCTCCTGATGGTGGTCCTTTCGAAGCCGGACCTGATTCTCCTGGACGAGCACACCGCGGCGCTCGACCCGAAGAACGCGGAGATCGTCCTGGAACTGACGAACAAGTTCATCGAGGAATACAAGCTGACCGCGATGATGATCACCCACAACATGACCCACGCCATCGAGTTTGGAAACAGGCTCCTCATGATGGACAAGGGGGAAATCATCTTCGACGTCGAGGGGCAGGCGAAAAAGGAGCTCACCGTCGAGCGGCTCATCGAGAAGTTCCACGAAATCCGCCACAAGAGCTTCGAGAACGACCGGACCTTACTCTCGGAGGACTGAGAGAAACGGGATCTTTGAGAGAGAAAAGGCGCCGGAGGGAAATCCTCCGGCGCCTTTTTATCATTCAGCAGATGTAATGTAGGCCGGGATAAGCCGGAGGCGTTCCCGGCAGACTCTGGTGATCCTGCAATGCCGCTTTTTGCCGGAAACGCTGCGCTTATTCCGGCCTACATTGCTACATACAACAACGTAAAGCATGACCCCTTTCTACGCCAGCTTGAACTTCCCCACCAGGCTCTGCAGGTCCTCCGCGAGGGTTGCAAGGTCACTTGCCGCGCCCGCGCAATGATGGGCACCACTGGAGGTCCTTTGCACGACGCCGGTGATCTGCGTGATGTTGCTGGAGATCTCCGCCGTCGTCGCCGTTTGCTGCTCTGCCGCCGTGGCAATCTGGGCGATCTGCAGCGTCACCCCGGACACCTTCTCGAGGATCTCCTGCAAAGACGCCCCCGACTTCTCCGCCTCCACCGTCCCGGCTCCGACCTCGTGCACTCCTTCCTCCATCGCCTGCACGGCATCCCGCGTTTCCGCCTGGATGGAGCGGATCATCTCCCCTATTTCCCGCGTCGCCTTCGTGGTCCGCTCGGCAAGCGCACGTACCTCGTCGGCGACGACGGCAAAACCGCGCCCCTGCTCACCGGCTCGCGCGGCCTCTATCGCGGCGTTCAGCGCCAGGAGATTCGTCTGGTCCGCTATGTCCTCTATGGTGCCGACAATTTCGCCTATCTGGTCGCTGCGCTGCCCCAGACTCGCCACGGTAGCGGCTGACGCTTTCACCCTTGTCGCGATGCGGGACATAACCTGCACGGTTTCTTTCACCACGGCGGCACCGGCCTCGGCGGAGGCGGTTGCCCCCTTCCCTTCCACCGCGGCAAGGTGGCAGTTTTGGGCGATGTCACCGGAAGTCGCCGCCATCTCCTCGGTGGCAGTCGCCACCGTGCCCGTCTGGCAGGCGACCTCGTCGGCCCCGTTGGAGATGACCTCCGAGGTGTCGTGCAGGTCGCTGGCGGCAGAGGCGACGGCCCTGCTATTGCTCGCCACTCTTTGCATGAGCCCCATGAGCGTTTGCGCCATCTGGTTTACCTCTCCGGCAAGCATCCCCATCTCGTCCCGTGTCGTTATTGAAGATCGGGCGGTGAGGTCCCCCGCTGCCACCTCCGTCAGGGTGCCAAAGACGCTCCTGAGGGGCCGGCTGATGGAGTTGGCAATCAGGACGCCGAGCGCGCAAAGGAGAAGAGCCGCCGCTGCCCCGATGGCTACTGTCCAGGTGATGGATGAGTGATAACCGGAAAGATCGGACCTGTAGGTCGCGGCGGCTGCGTCGATGTTGTACTGCACAAGTTCCACGATTGCCTTCGTGGGCTTCTCGCTCAGCGGAGTTATGTTTCGTGTAGCATAGGCCAGGTCCTCCTCACGCTTCGCCGGATCCCCCAGGTGCCCTGCCACGGTGCGGGACAGTTTCACCGCCTCGGCATGGTACGCCTCACTTCCAGCCGCGAAGATATCTATCAGATCCTTCTCCTTCGGCTCCAGTTCGCTTTTTTTGAACTCCGCGATTCCGTCGACGATCTTGCTCCGTTGCACCTCGAGGTCCTGAGCCAGTTCCTCGACCTTTGAGCGATCCTTCACAAGGAGGATGCGGGCGACATCGAGCCGCATGGAGAAGAGATGCCCCTTCAGGTCGTTCAGGAGCCCGACATGCCGGACGGCAGCACTCATATCCTCTTCGCTCCGGGCCATCCCCTGCATCTTGAGGAGCCCCCCGGCCACCAGCGCAGCCATGGTGACAACAGCTAACGCAACGAGCACCAGACACTTCGTCTTCACCTTCAGATTCATCCAACTGTACATTACGCCTCTCCTCTATCTTCCTGAGCCTGATTCAGAAGATATCGTCGTAAGCGCCGGCACCTTGAGAACTTAATGAGGTGTAAACGGATTTTTGATAGGGGGATGGAGGAGACATGCTCCGGAGTGGGGTTAGCGCAGCACAAGACCAAGGAGCCAGTACAGCGCCATCCCTACGATGACGGTCCCGGCAAGGGAGCGGGTCTTGAGGGCAAAGAAGAGGGTCGGAATCGCCGCCAGGAGATCGGGGCGCGACGGATCGAAGGTGCGCGGCGTGCCGGTGGTTACCAGCACCGGCGCCACAAGGGAACTCAGTATGGCGACCGGCACGAGGTCGAGCCAGTCGGTGAGCCAGCGGGGGAGTTGCCTGCGGGAAAGGAGGGTCAGCGGGAGCATGCGCGGGAGATACGTGGCGAGCCCCATCCCCACGATCAGCAGTACGTAATGAATATCAGGCATGCACCTTCCTTTTTCTTGAATGTCTCTTTATCAGAAAGCCGATAGTCGCGGCGGCGCAGGAGGCCGCGATTATGTGTCCGTTTCCCTGGAAGATCAGGGAGAAGGATACGGAGAGGACGGCGGCGACGACTGCAGTGATGATGTGCAGCCTCTCCCGGAACTGGAAGGTCAGCAGGCAGATGAACATGCCGGTCAGGGCGTAGTCGATGCCGAAGGCGCCGGGGGGGACGAGGTTACCGATGTAGACGCCGGCGACGGTGCTGACAACCCAGCAGGCATTCGCGGCCTGGTTCATGGTTAGGGCACGCCACCGGTCCCACCCTTCCCCCCTGAAGCGCGCCATGTTGACGGCGAAGCTTTCGTCGGTGACCCCGTAGGCAAAGAGAGCCAGAAAGCGCCTGCTGATCCCGGGAAAATGCACGGACATGGCGGAGCTCATAAGAAGATGCCTCAGGTTCACCACGAAGGTCGTGGCGACGATGGTGACTGCCGAGACCCCGCTGCCGATCATGGCGACGGCGATGAATTGTGAACCGCCGGCAAAGACGAGCACGGACATCAAAAGGACATGCAGCGGGCCGAGCCCCGCCTTCTGGGCCAGCACCCCGAAGGAGAGCCCGATGGGGAGATAGCCGAGACAGACAGGCCAGGCGGCGCCAAGGCCGTCCCGCACGACGCAGTGACGCTCACTGACCAAGATTCCCCTCCACAGTCGCGACAGGGTCACCGAAGTTCAGGTTCAGAAAGACTGCCCCGATGATGATCGACATACCCACGACCTGTGACAGGACGATCTCCTCCCGCAGAAAGAGGGTGATGAAGACGAGCGACAGAACCGGAGTGAGGAGCGCAAAGTTCGAACTGTGGCTTGTCCTGGTAAGCTGCAGGGCGCGGTTCCAGAGGATGAAGGCGAGCGCTGTGGGGAAGACGCCGATGTAGAGGAGGATCAGGAGATCGACGGCCCCGATGCGCCAGGTGAAGCCGTAGAAGGGCATAAGGAGAAGAAGAAAGAGGAGCCCGAAAAGGTTGAACAGGAACATCCCGATACCGACATGGAAGCGGGCATGCTTGATGAGGACGCAAAAGAGCGCAAAGGTAAAGGCGCAGGCAAGGGAGAGAAGGACCCCCGAGCTCATCTCGAACCCGCGCAGGCTCCCGCCGGAGACGAGAATGAAGACTCCCATGAAGCCGAGGAGCACAAAGGCGACCGAGCGCAGCGAGGAGTGCTCGCGGTACACCAGGCGGGCCAGCACGATCATCATGAGGGGATACGTATAGGTGAGGATGACGACCTGGGCGGCGGGCAGGTGCTCGTACGACTTGATGCACAGAAGCTGCTGCACACCGAGCCCGATGACGCCGGTGAGGATGAAAAAGAGCGGCATCCTGCGAAATTCGGCGACGACCCCGCCCGCCTCCCCCGTGCGCAAAAGGTTCAGAAAGAGCGCCAGGACCGCGAAGCTCCCCATGTACACCGTGACGCTGTAACCGTCGAGGCGGGAGACACTGAGCTTGAAGGTCGTTCCGAGGGTGGCGAAAAGGAGCACGGCCAGGAGCGCGTAGATGCTCCCCTTGGTGGAGTCTTTCATTCCTGGGGCGCCTCCGCGGGTACGTTACGGAGGACGATGTCGCGCCGGGCAGTAGAGATAGCCGACCACGAGTAAAGCGCGAGCCCGCTCCAGATGCAGAGAAACGATGCGAGGTTCGCAGCAGTGAAGGGCTCGTGGTAAAGCCAGACCGCCTGCAGGAAGTGGAGGCTCGGAGTGATGTACTGCAGAAAGCCCATGGTCATGAGCCTCAGGCGGCGCGCGGCGGCAGCAAAGAAAAGGAGCGGGACGGCCGTCACCACCCCGCAAAGGATGAGGACGCCGGTGTCGGCTGCAGGTCCCGCGAGAAAGGCGCCGCGCCCGGTGAGCCCCAGATTAACCAGAAGAACCAGCGCCATCGGCCCCGCGAGGAAGGTCTCCATGGAGAGCCCCACCAGCGAGTCGACGGCCACTGTCTTGCGCAGAAGGCCGTACAGCCCAAAGGTGATGGCGAGGAGAATGGCGATCCAGGGGACTGCGCCGAGGGTGACTGCAGAAACTGCGACACCGACGACCGCAAGGAGAAGGCTCACCGCCTGCAAGCGCTGCATCCGCTCGCGCAGGAGCAAAAAGCCGAGCAGGACGTTGACCAGGGGATTCATGAAGTAGCCGAGACTCGACTGCAGCACCTCCCCCTTCCCTATCGCATAGATGAAGATAAGCCAGTTGGCGGCGATGAGAACCGTGCTGCAGCAGAGCGTGGCAAAGGTCTTCCACACGCGAAACGCGCTGCGGATCTCACCCCAGCGACCGCTGACCGTCACCAGTACGGCCAGAAAGAGCATCGACCAGACGATCCGGTGCGCCACCACCTCCAGCGGCGGGATGTGGGAAACGAGCTTGAAAAAGAGCGGAAAGAAGCCCCACACGAGATATGCCGCAAGGCCGCAGAGTACGCCGCGTCTGCTTTCCTGCGCAGCGGTCAAGCCGGCCTCAGTTGCACCGGTACTCATGCACTCTCCCTGATAGCGGCGATTTGACCGTCTGTTATGACTGAGAGCTCCTGCGGCGTGAGCCGAAAGAGGGCCGCCGGCGTCCCCGCCGCTGCCCACAATTCCTGGTACTGCAGCAGGTCCTCATCTATTACCGTCGGAAGCTTTTCCGGGTGCCCGAGGGGGGCGACCCCGCCGATGGCGAAGCCGGTCTTCTCACGCACGAAAGCAGCATTTGCCTTTGCGATCGGCTCTCCGGCTATTTCGGCGAGGCGCGCCTCTGCGACGCGGTTGCGACCGCTGGCAAGGACAAAGAGAGGGTTGCCGCTGACCGTCCCGCGGAAAAGGAGGGATTTTACAATCTGCCCCACATCGCAGCCGACAACCTGCGCCGCCTCTTCCGCGCTGCGGGTACTCTCGGAGCGCTCCTCCACGCGGCAGGAAAGCCCGAGAGCCGTCAGGGCATCCTGCACGCGCTGCGCGCTCCTGCTCAGTTGTGCTTCCATATCAACTCCAAAAGAGATCAAATTGCAATTGGCGGCGGGGCCTGGCGCTGAGCTAGGCGGATCCCACCAGGTGCCACACCTCGGCAGGTTTACGGTGCGGCATCGCTGCCGCGGCGATACATTTTAACCGGGCATCCCCCCATGCTTCCACGACGATGTGTTCACGGGCGGTTACCTCGATCTGTTCCCCCGGTGTGAGTACGTAGTCACACGGGTCCCCGCTCCGCGTCAGGTAGAGACATCCCGCCAGACAGCGCAGGGCCCTCACTTCCTTGTTTCCGTCAATCCCCAGTACAGCGCCATCATCGAGTCCGATTTCCATGACTCCCCCTTCCGCTTCACCGAAGCGGCTATTCCTTTGATGATGGATACTATAAAGTACCTTGCGAAAAATAACAGATACATTAAATTACAATTGTCACCATAACAGTTTGACAATCGCGACACTGTACCCTATTTTTATTCGCGCAACTGTTACTGTCGCAAGACTTGCCGACTCGATAGGATGTGGCCCATGGAAAAGAACTGCAGCGTCAACGGCTCGAAAACGCCCCTTTATGAAGAAGTCGCCGGGCAGGTCGCCCACCTCATCGAAGAGGGCACCTTCGGCCCCGGCTCGCGGATACCCTCGGTGCGGGCCTTGAGCCGTCAGCTCAACGTGAGCATCAACACGGTGATGGAGGCGTACGGGCTGCTGGAGGACCGCAGCCTCATCGAGGCACGTCCGCAGTCAGGGTACTACGTGCTGGCGCGTCTCGGGAACATCCCTGCCGAGCCAGGGGTCTCGTCCCCGCGCTCGCAGCCGACGAAGGTGAGCATCAAGGAGCTCTCCAACATGATCATGCGCGACATGCGGGACACCTCCCTCGTCCCGCTCGGCGCGGCGATCCCCAATCCCGAGCACCTCCCGGTGGACAGGCTGAACCGCATGCTCTCCACCGAGGCGCGCCGCTACCGGGAGCAGAGCGTTTCCTACGAGAGCCCTCCCGGTTGCGAGAAGCTGCGGGTGCAGGTCGCCCGCCGTCTCGTCTCCACCGGCTGCACCCTCACCCCGGACCAGATCGTCACCACCTGCGGCTGCATGGAAGCGGTCAATCTCGCGCTCCTTGCCGTCTGCCGCCCCGGTGACACCGTCGCCATCGAGTCGCCGAGCTACTACAACTTCCTGCAGGCACTGGAGCTTTACGGCCTGAAGGCGCTGGAGATACCGACCCATCCGCGGGACGGGATGAGGATCGACACCCTGCGCTACGCCATGGAGCACAACAAGATCAGCGCCTGCCTCGTGGTGAGCAACTTCTCCAACCCGTTGGGGAGTCTCATGCCGGACGACAAAAAAAAGGAGCTTGTGGAGCTCCTGGCCGCGCACGACGTCCCTCTCATCGAGGACGACCTGAACGGCGACCTCAGCTTCTCGCACGAGCGGCCGCGGGTGGCGAAGTCGTACGACAAGAAGGGGCTGGTGATGCTCTGCTCCTCCTTTTCCAAGACGCTCGCACCGGGGTACCGGGTCGGCTGGATCGCGCCGGGGCGCTTTCAGGGGGAGATCGAGAGACTGAAGGGGATCACCACGATAGCCGACGCCACCCCGCCGCAACTGGCGATAGCGGAGTTTCTGGCAAATGGCGGCTACGACCATCACCTGAGGACCCTGAGGCGGATCCACGCCCGGCAGACCTCGCTCATGGCGCAGGCGGTCGGACGCTACTTCCCTGAAGGGACGAAGATCACCAATCCTGCAGGGGGGTTTGTGCTGTGGGTGGAGTTTCCGGAATACGTCGACTCCCTCGTCCTGTACGAGCAGGCGCTGAAGGCGGGTATCACCATCGCGCCGGGGCCGGTCTTCTCGGCGATGCAGAAGTACCGCAACTGCATTCGCCTCAATGCCGGATACTGGTCCGATAGGGTGGAACGGGCGATAGAAACGCTCGGGAAATTTGCCGCAGCGATGGAGAGTTGAGGGGCGCACCCCATCCCCGCCCTGTCCCTCCCCCTTGAAAGGCTCCTCCGGCAATTCCGGGGTCGGTACATTGCCACGAAGCACTGCAGAAGGCCCAACGTTCCCCCCTTTGCGAAGGTTCATCCGGGAATTCCGGGAATTCAGCCCGGTCGCTTCCGTTGACGTGAGGGGACACTAGTGGCGCCGCGCTGGAGCACAGGCTTCCCAGCCTGTACCGCGGCGCCAGCCGCGCGGTCTGTGGCGGCTGCGCCGCCATCGCAGGCAAGATGCCTACGCTCCAGCGTGGGCGCACCCGGATTCTTTGTAGCGCGTTCCCCAGAATTCCCGGAAGACCCTTCGCGAAGGGGGGACAGGGGGGATTTAGCTCTTCGTTGGCACTGAGATATCTCTTCACTGCCCCGGGGCCTCACGCTGGAGCGCAGGCATCTCCGCCCACGTTGGCGGCGCAGCCGCCATCTCCCCGGAGCCCGGAGATAGTCAGTGGATCCCCAGGAAACCCCGTATCCCGGTAAAGACCAGCTGAGCGGCGATCGCGGCGAGCATGAGGCCGGTGAGCTTGCTCATGATCGTTATCCCCTTCCTCCCGATCACATGCTCTATCGCCTGCGCGCAGTACAGAATTATCCCGATGCACAACACCGCTGCGGCAAGCGCACCGCATCCCGCCGTCACCTGCCAGTACTCCTGCAGATCAGCACCCATGACCATCAAGGCACCGGTCGTCGCCGGCCCCACCGTGATCGGGATCGCCAGCGGCACGACTGAAATGTCGTCCTGCCGCTCTCCAGGCGCGACCGCCTCCCCCTGCACCATCTGCACGGCCGAAAGGAAAAGGAGGGCGCCGGCGCCGATGCGGAAAGCGTCGAGGGTGATGCCGAAGAGGGTGAAGAGATGGTTGCCGAAGAAATAGAGAATGAAACAGGCGAGCAAGACGGCGAAGGTGACGCGGACCGCCAGCCTGCGCCTCCCCTCCCCTCCCATCTCCTGGGTCATCGCCAGAAATACGGAGAGGACGAAGAAGGGGGTGAGGAGGAAGAAGAACTTGATCCACACGCTGATGAAGAAGTTTACGTACATGTTCATGATGCCTCCGTCGTGGCGGAGGAGGCTCCAGTCACCGCCGCACTCTTTGAGTAGCGGGACGAGACCCTGGTAAAGATGAAGAGGCCGGCAAAGATCAGCGCCCCGCCGAGAAGCTGGCGCGCGGTCGGGGTCTCATGGAGGAAGATCGAGGCCCAAAGGATTGCTCCGAGCGGCTCGCCGAGGATGCTGACGGAGACGACCGACGCCTGCACGTAGCGTAGCGCCCAGTTGAAGGTCGTGTGGCCAAGGACTGTGCACACGCCCGCCAGTGCAAGAACGAGTACCCAGTCTGCAGCGGGATACGGGTAAAAAGGGATCTTCGCAAAGAGGGTCGCCGCGACCAGCACGACGGAGCTCACGCCGTAGGTCACGAAGGTATACCCGGAGAGCTCCACGCTCCCCCGCAGCCGCCGCCCGATCAGGATGTAGCCGGAGACGAAGATTGCTGCGGCAAATGCCAGCACGTCCCCCCAGAAGGCATCCATCCCGATCTTGAAATCCCCCGCCCCGATGACGAAGCTGCCGGAGAGGGCGAGTATCCCGCCAAAGACGGCCATGCGCGGCACCTTCTCTCCAAAGAAGAGCCACGAGCCGAGGAGCACGAAGACGGGCTGGGTGGTGACGATGACGACGGAGCTGGCGACGCTTGTGTATTTGAGCGAGGTGAACCAGGTGACGAAGTGGAGCGCCAGGAAGGCGCCGCTTCCGGCGCACAGGAGGAGCTGCCGGCGATTCATCGCTCGCACGCCGCGAAGGCGCCCGGCAACAGTGGTGGGCGCCAGGAGAAGGAAGGTGAAAAGGAGCCGGTAGCTCGCGATAATGAGGGGGGGCGCCGTGCACAGCCGCACGAAGAGCGCCGAGAAGGAGACGGCAAAAACCCCTACCAGGACTGCAAGGTAGGGGTTCACCAGCGGTTTATGTACGGTTGCCTCAGGCACCCTATTCTCCAAGGTAAGCCTTGCGCACCTCGGGATTAGCTGCCAGCTCCTTGGCGTCACCTTTCAGGACGACCTCGCCCGTCTCGAGGACGTAGGCGCGGTTGGCGATGGAGAGCGCCATGTGGGCGTTCTGCTCCACCAGCATGATCGTCGTCCCGGTCTTGTTGATCTCGCCGATGATCTCGAAGATCTTCTCCACCAGCATCGGAGCAAGCCCCATGGAGGGCTCGTCCAGGAGGAGGAGCTTCGGGCTGGTCATCAGGGCGCGCCCCATGGCGAGCATCTGCTGCTCCCCGCCGGAGAGGGTCTTCGCGAGCTGCTTCTTGCGCTCGGCAAGGCGGGGGAAGAGCGAAAAGGCCCGCTCGATCCCGTCCTGCATCATCTTCTTGTCGCTCTTGGAATAGGCACCCATCTCCAGGTTCTCCAGAACGCTCATCTTGGAGAAGACGCGACGCCCTTCCGGAACCTGGCAGATCCCCATCTTCACGATCTCGTGGGGGGGAACCTGGGTAATATCTTTTCCGTTATAGGAGATCTTGCCGGCGGCCGCCGGGACGATCCCCGAGATGGTGTTGAGAATGGTGGTCTTCCCGGCGCCGTTGGCACCGATCAGCGCTACGATCTCACCCTGCTTCACTTCGCAGTTGACACCTTTGAGGGCCTTGATCGCCTTGTAATTTACCGAGAGTTGTTCAACGACGAGCATCATCTGATCCTTTGCGATCTTGGTCTTGGTCCCTAGTGGACGGCCGCTTTGCCGAGGTAGGCCTCGATGACCTTCGGGTTGGCGCGCACCTCGTCCGGGTTCCCCTCGGCGATCTTAACGCCGTAGTCGAGAACGGTGATCCGGTCGGAGATCCCCATCACGAACTTCATGTCGTGCTCCACGAGGAAAA
The DNA window shown above is from Geomonas sp. RF6 and carries:
- a CDS encoding ABC transporter ATP-binding protein, translating into MLVVEQLSVNYKAIKALKGVNCEVKQGEIVALIGANGAGKTTILNTISGIVPAAAGKISYNGKDITQVPPHEIVKMGICQVPEGRRVFSKMSVLENLEMGAYSKSDKKMMQDGIERAFSLFPRLAERKKQLAKTLSGGEQQMLAMGRALMTSPKLLLLDEPSMGLAPMLVEKIFEIIGEINKTGTTIMLVEQNAHMALSIANRAYVLETGEVVLKGDAKELAANPEVRKAYLGE